A part of Sulfurimonas sp. HSL-1716 genomic DNA contains:
- the tuf gene encoding elongation factor Tu: MAKEKFERTKPHVNIGTIGHVDHGKTTLTAAITAVLAVTNGAKLMDYDAIDNAPEERERGITIATSHVEYETDKRHYAHVDCPGHADYVKNMITGAAQMDGAILVVSAADGPMPQTREHILLSKQVGVPYIVVFMNKEDMVDDEELLELVEMEIRELLDQYEFPGDDTPIVAGSALKALEEAKTGTLGEWSDKIIKLMAEVDAYIPEPVRETDKEFLMPVEDVFSISGRGTVVTGRIERGVVKIGDSIEIVGIRDTQTTTVTGVEMFRKEMTQGEAGDNCGILLRGIGKEEVERGQVLCKPGSITPHTTFEAEIYVLSKDEGGRHTPFFSNYRPQFYVRTTDVTGAITLPEGTEMVMPGDNVKITAELINPIAMEEGTRFAIREGGRTVGAGVVSKIIK, encoded by the coding sequence ATGGCAAAAGAAAAGTTTGAGCGTACGAAACCGCACGTAAACATAGGTACAATTGGTCACGTCGATCATGGTAAAACTACTTTAACTGCAGCGATCACAGCAGTACTTGCAGTAACAAATGGTGCAAAATTGATGGATTACGATGCAATCGATAACGCGCCAGAAGAACGTGAGCGTGGTATTACGATCGCTACTTCACACGTTGAGTATGAAACAGATAAACGTCACTATGCGCACGTTGACTGTCCAGGTCACGCTGACTACGTTAAAAATATGATTACGGGTGCTGCTCAAATGGACGGTGCTATTCTTGTTGTTTCTGCTGCAGACGGCCCGATGCCGCAAACTCGTGAACATATCCTTCTTTCAAAACAAGTCGGTGTACCGTACATCGTTGTTTTCATGAACAAAGAAGATATGGTTGATGATGAAGAACTTCTTGAACTAGTTGAAATGGAGATTCGTGAACTACTAGATCAATACGAGTTCCCGGGTGACGATACTCCAATCGTTGCAGGTTCAGCACTTAAAGCTCTTGAAGAAGCTAAAACTGGTACTTTAGGTGAGTGGTCAGACAAAATCATTAAACTTATGGCTGAAGTTGATGCTTACATCCCTGAGCCGGTTCGTGAAACTGATAAAGAATTCTTGATGCCGGTTGAGGACGTATTCTCTATCTCTGGACGTGGTACGGTTGTTACTGGTCGTATCGAGCGTGGTGTTGTTAAGATCGGTGATTCAATCGAGATCGTTGGTATCCGTGATACACAAACAACTACAGTTACTGGTGTTGAGATGTTCCGTAAAGAGATGACTCAAGGTGAAGCAGGAGATAACTGTGGTATCCTTCTTCGTGGTATCGGTAAAGAAGAAGTTGAGCGTGGACAAGTTCTATGTAAACCGGGTTCAATCACTCCACATACAACATTCGAAGCTGAGATCTATGTACTAAGTAAAGACGAAGGTGGACGTCATACTCCATTCTTCTCTAACTACCGTCCACAGTTCTACGTTCGTACAACAGACGTTACAGGTGCGATCACTCTACCAGAAGGTACTGAGATGGTTATGCCAGGGGATAACGTAAAAATTACTGCAGAACTAATCAACCCGATCGCAATGGAAGAGGGAACTCGTTTCGCTATCCGTGAAGGTGGACGTACAGTTGGTGCAGGTGTTGTTTCTAAAATCATCAAGTAA
- the rpmG gene encoding 50S ribosomal protein L33, with protein sequence MRENIHLGCEKCTRRNYHTTKNKKTHTEKFSVRKFCKFCREHTVHKEMKL encoded by the coding sequence ATGAGAGAAAACATTCACTTAGGTTGTGAGAAATGTACTCGTCGTAACTATCACACAACTAAAAATAAAAAGACTCATACTGAGAAATTTTCAGTACGTAAATTCTGTAAATTTTGTCGCGAACACACTGTTCATAAAGAGATGAAATTATAA
- the secE gene encoding preprotein translocase subunit SecE: MKNLNSYIRDAKLELSKVIFPSKMQVKQAYISVVIVVTFVSLFLALIDLIMSSTVSALLG; encoded by the coding sequence ATGAAAAATTTAAATAGTTATATCAGAGATGCGAAGCTGGAACTTAGTAAAGTTATTTTTCCAAGTAAGATGCAGGTAAAACAAGCTTACATCTCTGTTGTTATCGTTGTAACATTTGTATCGCTATTTTTAGCATTGATCGATCTTATCATGTCTTCAACTGTTTCAGCTTTATTAGGGTAA
- the nusG gene encoding transcription termination/antitermination protein NusG, protein MAHQWYSIQTYSGSERSVKAAIENIIVEQGLQEAIKDLLVPTEDVIEVKEGKKKITERSLYSGYVFIYIDLNNELQHLIQSLPRVSGFVGEANHPTPLSESDIQVILDRANNRAAPKPKVFFDSGEMVRIIDGPFANFTGTVDEYDLEHGTLKLNVSIFGRATPVDISYTQVEKII, encoded by the coding sequence ATGGCACATCAATGGTATTCGATTCAGACATACTCTGGAAGTGAACGTAGTGTTAAAGCTGCAATAGAAAACATAATCGTCGAACAGGGTCTGCAAGAAGCCATTAAGGATCTTCTTGTCCCGACAGAAGATGTTATTGAAGTAAAAGAGGGTAAGAAAAAGATAACCGAGAGATCTTTATACTCGGGATATGTCTTTATCTATATCGATCTAAACAACGAATTACAGCATCTTATTCAATCCTTACCTCGTGTTTCAGGTTTTGTAGGTGAAGCAAATCACCCGACTCCACTTAGTGAAAGTGATATCCAAGTTATTCTTGACCGTGCGAACAACCGCGCTGCGCCTAAGCCGAAAGTATTCTTTGACTCTGGCGAGATGGTACGTATTATCGACGGTCCGTTTGCGAACTTTACGGGAACGGTGGATGAGTACGATCTAGAGCATGGAACGTTAAAGCTTAACGTTTCTATATTTGGACGTGCTACGCCTGTAGATATTTCGTACACTCAAGTAGAAAAAATAATTTAA
- the rplK gene encoding 50S ribosomal protein L11 — protein sequence MAKKVTGYIKLQINAGAANPAPPVGPALGQRGVNIMEFCKAFNEKTKDKMGFKVPVVITVYSDKSFSFVTKQPPASQLIMKAAGIKKGTDNPLKNKIGKITKDQLMEIVKTKMEDLNTTDVEMAANTIAGSARSMGVEIVD from the coding sequence ATGGCAAAAAAAGTCACTGGTTACATCAAACTGCAAATCAATGCTGGTGCAGCTAATCCTGCACCTCCAGTAGGTCCGGCATTGGGTCAGCGCGGTGTCAATATCATGGAATTCTGTAAAGCATTCAATGAAAAAACAAAAGATAAAATGGGATTCAAAGTTCCTGTAGTCATCACTGTCTACAGCGATAAGAGTTTCTCATTTGTTACAAAACAGCCTCCGGCGTCACAGCTGATCATGAAGGCTGCTGGTATCAAAAAAGGTACTGACAATCCTCTAAAAAACAAGATCGGCAAAATAACGAAAGATCAGCTTATGGAAATTGTTAAGACCAAAATGGAAGATCTAAACACTACCGACGTGGAGATGGCGGCCAATACGATCGCTGGTTCGGCACGTTCTATGGGTGTTGAAATCGTAGATTAA
- the rplA gene encoding 50S ribosomal protein L1, with protein sequence MAGKRYKQLKEKIDTTKVHSIADASVSVKDLKSAKFDETVEIALNLNVDPRHADQMVRGAVVLPHGTGKVVRVAVFAKGVKADEAKAAGADIVGTDDLVEQIQEGVFNFDVVVAAPDCMGLVGKIGRILGPKGMMPNPKTGTVTPDVAAAVKNVKGGQVAFRVDKKGNIHAGVGKVSFDAEKLAENISAFVAAINKQKPATAKGRYIKNGVLSLTMSPAVKLDVMELADIR encoded by the coding sequence ATGGCAGGAAAACGTTATAAACAATTAAAAGAAAAGATAGATACAACTAAAGTTCATTCGATCGCTGATGCATCGGTGTCTGTTAAAGATCTTAAATCGGCTAAGTTCGATGAAACGGTAGAGATCGCATTAAACCTTAATGTAGACCCAAGACATGCTGATCAAATGGTTAGAGGTGCGGTAGTGCTTCCTCACGGTACAGGTAAAGTCGTACGTGTAGCCGTATTTGCAAAAGGGGTAAAAGCCGATGAAGCAAAAGCAGCAGGTGCAGATATCGTAGGAACGGATGATCTGGTTGAACAAATCCAAGAAGGTGTCTTCAACTTTGATGTAGTTGTCGCCGCACCGGATTGTATGGGACTTGTCGGTAAGATAGGTCGTATTCTCGGGCCAAAAGGTATGATGCCTAACCCTAAAACAGGAACGGTCACTCCTGACGTAGCAGCAGCAGTTAAAAACGTAAAAGGCGGCCAAGTTGCATTCCGTGTTGATAAAAAAGGTAACATCCATGCAGGTGTCGGTAAAGTGAGTTTTGATGCAGAAAAACTAGCAGAGAACATCTCTGCGTTTGTTGCTGCAATCAACAAGCAAAAACCGGCTACGGCAAAAGGACGTTATATTAAAAACGGCGTATTAAGCCTCACTATGAGTCCGGCAGTTAAATTAGATGTAATGGAACTTGCTGATATCAGATAG
- the rplJ gene encoding 50S ribosomal protein L10 — MLKSKKAEVIEKLASSLQNSTAVVVCDYKGLTVSELEELRKSAKVKDTSVQVVKNTLATIALEKAGMTGLDLKDTNIFVWSDDVIAASKVASDFAKANDKFTVKSGYLDKEPADAAKIAAFAKLPGREELLGMLAATWMAPIANFTIGLDALRRQKEEA; from the coding sequence ATGTTGAAATCAAAAAAAGCTGAAGTGATCGAAAAACTGGCATCTTCCCTTCAAAATTCTACTGCGGTTGTAGTTTGTGATTATAAAGGGCTGACTGTTTCAGAATTGGAAGAGTTACGTAAATCAGCAAAAGTAAAAGACACGAGTGTTCAGGTTGTAAAAAATACTTTAGCTACTATCGCTCTTGAAAAAGCGGGTATGACTGGTCTTGATCTTAAAGATACGAATATCTTTGTATGGTCTGATGATGTTATTGCCGCTTCTAAAGTCGCATCCGATTTCGCTAAAGCCAACGATAAGTTTACGGTTAAATCCGGGTACTTGGATAAAGAACCTGCCGACGCTGCTAAAATTGCCGCATTTGCTAAACTTCCGGGACGCGAAGAGCTTCTTGGTATGCTTGCGGCTACTTGGATGGCACCGATTGCAAATTTCACGATCGGTCTCGATGCGCTTAGAAGACAAAAAGAGGAAGCTTAA
- the rplL gene encoding 50S ribosomal protein L7/L12, with the protein MAVTKEDVLEFISGLSVLELSELVKEFEEKFGVSAQPVAVAGVAGGDAGAAADDKTEFDVVIVDAGDKKINVIKVVRALTGLGLKEAKDATENVPSTIKEGVDKETAEDAKKQLEEAGAKVEVK; encoded by the coding sequence ATGGCTGTTACTAAAGAAGACGTATTAGAATTCATATCTGGATTATCTGTACTAGAGTTGTCTGAACTTGTTAAAGAGTTCGAAGAAAAATTCGGTGTATCTGCACAACCTGTTGCTGTTGCTGGTGTTGCCGGTGGTGATGCAGGTGCTGCTGCTGATGACAAAACTGAATTCGACGTTGTTATCGTTGATGCAGGTGATAAGAAAATCAACGTAATTAAAGTTGTACGTGCTCTTACTGGACTTGGTCTAAAAGAAGCAAAAGATGCAACTGAAAACGTTCCTTCGACAATCAAAGAAGGTGTCGATAAAGAAACTGCAGAAGACGCTAAAAAACAATTAGAAGAAGCTGGTGCTAAAGTAGAAGTTAAATAA